The Microlunatus antarcticus DNA segment GGTCGAGACGGGCGCGGTGGTGGTGCTGGTCACGGGCTGTCCTCGGGGACGTCGAGTCGGCGGGAACGCGAGCCCGGCGCTGGTCTCGTCGTCGCGGCCGGCGCCCCAGGATGGCGAGCGCCGGCTGCCGGCTCAGTCTCCGACGCCCTCGCTGAGCCCGACCTGAGCGCGGGTGGTCCGGCGGAGGGTCGACTGACGCAGGTCCTCGGGCACGAGCCGGCCCCGCTCGATCAGCAGCGACTGGACCACGACCACCAGGGTCTGGGCCGCGAGCAGCCCGACCAGCACCAGGATCTGGGCCGCGCCCGCCTGGGCGGGGCTGCCGCCGCCCAGCAGCACCCCGACGAACGCGCCCGGCAGGGTCACCAGCCCGACCGTCCGGGTCTGGTCCAGGCCGGGCACGAGCGCCTCGGCGCGGTGCCGACCGATCACGAGCCGGATCGCGACCGGCCCGGCCAGCCCGAGCGCCAGCGCCCCCTCGTACGTGTCGCGCTCCTCGCGCAGGGCGATGAAGCACCGCCGGCCGTTCAGGCTGCTGGCGGTCATGCAGCCGCCGATGACGATCCCCGCCATCGGGACGATCGCGGCACCGTTCCACGGCACCGACCCGGACGCGAAGATCACGACGAGCACCGGCACGGCCCCCGACGCGACGCAGACGAGGACCCAGGGCCAGGCACGCCCCACGCCAATCCGGCGGGCCGAGGTGCCGACCGCCACCCCGAGCATCACGACGGCGAAGGCCAACGACCACTCCACCCGCCCCAGGACGGCGGTCAGGACCAGCGAGACGAGGGCCAGCTGGGCCACCGCCCGGCCGACGGCGACCGCGTTCGACCGGGCCGTGCCGAGCCGGCTCAGCGCCGCGGCCAGCACCGCGATCCCGGCGAGGACCGCCAGCGCCACGACGAGGTGGACCGAGAGGGTGGTCACGGACCACCACGTCCGACTGTCACGTGGCGGTCGCGGCGGGTCCGAGGGGCAGCCGGACCTCGAAGCGGCACCAGCCGTCCGGGTGGTCGACCACCTGCACCCGGCCGCCCTGGGCGGAGAGCCCGGCCCGGGTGATGGCCAGGCCGAGCCCGCTCCCGCCCGCGTCCCGGGTCCGGCTGGCGTCGAGCCGGACGAAGCGCTCGAAGACGCGCTCCCGGTCGGCCGGGTCGATCGCGGGCCCGTCGTTGTCGACCCGGATCACCGCCTCGCCGTCCTCGGTG contains these protein-coding regions:
- a CDS encoding ABC transporter permease gives rise to the protein MTTLSVHLVVALAVLAGIAVLAAALSRLGTARSNAVAVGRAVAQLALVSLVLTAVLGRVEWSLAFAVVMLGVAVGTSARRIGVGRAWPWVLVCVASGAVPVLVVIFASGSVPWNGAAIVPMAGIVIGGCMTASSLNGRRCFIALREERDTYEGALALGLAGPVAIRLVIGRHRAEALVPGLDQTRTVGLVTLPGAFVGVLLGGGSPAQAGAAQILVLVGLLAAQTLVVVVQSLLIERGRLVPEDLRQSTLRRTTRAQVGLSEGVGD